Proteins encoded in a region of the Streptomyces sp. PCS3-D2 genome:
- a CDS encoding ferric reductase-like transmembrane domain-containing protein, with the protein MRDAAVLVRGGILGGAGVVFLLWAVQVRPSARPDALFATAAHLTGLLAGYGVLVLLFLMARVPAVEHGVGADLLARWHALGGRHVLLLCFGHGLFALLGYAVHTGADLVRAVRELLGYPAIAAAAAGSVLLAAVGATSARAVRRRMPYETWRGVHLLVYLAAALGFGHQLAGPDLVAAAWFWALAHSLVAVLLIWYRAVVPVRQALRHALRVAEVRSEGPGVVSVVVRGERLAELRAEPGQFLRWRFLQRGLWPTALPFSLSAPVRGDTLRITVKGLGGHSRRIRRLRPGTRVLATGPFGALTAARRTRPQVVLIAGGVGITPMRALFETLPGGPGDITLLYRAGAEEHLVLRAELEAIAAERQAGLHYLLGPSGGAYDPLAPQALAALVPDLAEHDVYLCGPPGMTETTRAALLRAGVPPGRIHSECFSL; encoded by the coding sequence ATGCGAGATGCTGCGGTGCTGGTCAGGGGCGGAATCCTGGGTGGGGCGGGGGTGGTGTTCCTGCTCTGGGCGGTGCAGGTCCGGCCCTCGGCGCGGCCCGACGCGCTCTTCGCCACCGCTGCGCACCTCACCGGTCTGCTCGCCGGATACGGGGTGCTGGTGCTGCTGTTCCTGATGGCCCGGGTGCCCGCGGTCGAACACGGGGTCGGTGCCGACCTGCTCGCTCGCTGGCACGCCCTGGGGGGCCGTCACGTCCTGCTCCTCTGCTTCGGACACGGACTCTTCGCCCTGCTCGGGTACGCCGTGCACACGGGCGCGGACTTGGTCCGTGCCGTCCGGGAACTGCTCGGCTACCCCGCCATAGCCGCCGCGGCGGCCGGGAGCGTCCTGCTGGCCGCGGTCGGCGCGACCTCCGCCCGGGCCGTACGCCGCCGGATGCCGTACGAAACCTGGCGTGGGGTGCACCTGCTCGTATACCTCGCCGCCGCCCTCGGCTTCGGGCACCAGCTCGCCGGGCCGGATCTCGTGGCCGCGGCCTGGTTCTGGGCGCTCGCCCACAGCCTCGTCGCCGTGCTGCTGATCTGGTATCGCGCCGTGGTCCCCGTGCGGCAGGCCCTGCGGCACGCGCTGCGGGTCGCGGAGGTCCGCTCCGAGGGGCCGGGGGTCGTCTCGGTTGTCGTCCGGGGCGAGCGCCTGGCGGAACTGCGTGCGGAGCCGGGCCAGTTCCTGCGCTGGCGGTTCCTGCAGCGGGGGCTGTGGCCGACCGCGCTGCCGTTCTCCCTGTCCGCGCCGGTGCGCGGGGACACGCTGAGGATCACCGTCAAGGGCCTTGGCGGCCACTCCCGCCGGATCCGCCGGCTGCGCCCCGGTACGCGGGTCCTCGCCACCGGGCCGTTCGGCGCGCTGACCGCGGCCCGGCGGACCCGGCCCCAGGTGGTGCTGATCGCGGGCGGGGTCGGGATCACCCCGATGCGGGCGCTGTTCGAGACGCTGCCGGGCGGTCCCGGGGACATCACCCTGCTCTACCGGGCCGGCGCCGAGGAGCACCTGGTGCTGCGCGCGGAGCTGGAGGCCATCGCGGCCGAGCGGCAGGCCGGGCTGCACTACCTGCTCGGGCCGTCGGGCGGGGCCTACGACCCGCTGGCCCCGCAGGCACTGGCCGCACTGGTGCCCGACCTGGCCGAGCACGACGTCTACCTGTGCGGGCCGCCGGGGATGACGGAGACGACCCGGGCCGCACTGCTGCGGGCCGGAGTGCCGCCCGGGCGGATCCATTCGGAGTGCTTCAGCTTGTGA
- a CDS encoding NAD(P)/FAD-dependent oxidoreductase gives MTPEKRVVVIGGGLAGLRLADRLGPAATVTVLGEESRVPYNRVLLAEVLAGRYAPEVTALPAPGPALRRGVRAVRIDRAERAVHCDDGTVAAYDTLVLATGSNAVLPPLRGLFEPGGRELPDGVHAFRTMDDCLALSAAVRPGVRAVVIGGGLLGVSAARALAARGAVVVLAQQGERLMERHLDAEASALLATHLTELGVEIHTECRVRGLTTTGPAATRRGADTPRRATGVELADGYRLEADVVVLACGVRPRTGLAEAAGLDVRTGIVVDDHLRTSDPRIHAVGDCAEHAGQVYGLAGAALEQADALASVLTGAPAPYTGTRALTRLTLGGADDRALDLAAFGETTPRPGDDVVRLADGTRRTYRKVVLRGDRLVGGVLLGELSTVGALARTWEGGEPPHDLFHLLTDDGGH, from the coding sequence ATGACCCCGGAAAAACGTGTGGTGGTGATCGGCGGCGGCCTCGCGGGCCTGCGTCTCGCGGACCGGCTGGGCCCGGCCGCGACGGTGACCGTCCTCGGCGAGGAGTCCCGCGTCCCGTACAACAGGGTCCTGCTCGCCGAGGTCCTGGCGGGCCGGTACGCCCCGGAGGTGACCGCCCTCCCGGCCCCCGGCCCAGCACTGCGGCGTGGAGTCCGCGCGGTGCGGATCGACCGGGCGGAGCGGGCCGTGCACTGCGACGACGGCACGGTGGCCGCGTACGACACACTGGTGCTGGCCACCGGTTCGAACGCGGTGCTGCCCCCGCTGCGCGGGCTGTTCGAGCCGGGGGGACGGGAGCTCCCGGACGGGGTGCACGCCTTCCGCACCATGGACGACTGCCTGGCCCTCTCGGCGGCCGTGCGCCCCGGGGTGCGGGCGGTGGTGATCGGCGGGGGCCTGCTGGGCGTCTCGGCCGCCCGGGCGCTCGCCGCACGCGGGGCGGTGGTGGTCCTCGCCCAGCAGGGCGAGCGCCTGATGGAACGCCACCTCGATGCCGAAGCCTCCGCCCTGCTGGCCACGCATCTGACCGAGCTCGGCGTGGAGATCCACACCGAATGCCGGGTCCGCGGCCTGACGACGACCGGGCCTGCCGCAACACGGCGCGGCGCGGACACCCCGCGCCGGGCCACCGGCGTCGAACTCGCCGACGGCTACCGGCTGGAGGCCGACGTCGTCGTGCTCGCCTGCGGCGTACGCCCCCGCACCGGCCTCGCCGAGGCCGCCGGCCTGGACGTGCGGACCGGCATCGTGGTCGACGACCACCTGCGCACCAGCGACCCCCGCATCCACGCCGTCGGCGACTGCGCCGAGCACGCCGGACAGGTGTACGGCCTGGCCGGCGCCGCCCTGGAGCAGGCCGACGCGCTCGCCTCCGTCCTCACCGGGGCCCCCGCGCCGTACACCGGCACCCGCGCCCTGACCCGCCTCACCCTCGGCGGAGCCGACGACCGCGCCCTGGACCTCGCCGCCTTCGGCGAGACCACTCCCCGCCCCGGCGACGACGTGGTCCGTCTCGCCGACGGCACCCGGCGGACTTACCGCAAGGTCGTCCTGCGCGGCGACCGCCTCGTCGGCGGGGTACTGCTCGGCGAGCTCTCGACCGTGGGCGCCCTCGCCCGCACCTGGGAGGGCGGGGAACCACCGCACGACCTGTTCCACCTGCTCACCGACGACGGAGGCCACTGA
- the nirB gene encoding nitrite reductase large subunit NirB: MTEPSPTIVLIGHGMVGQRYLEALAERGVTATHRITVLCEEPRPAYDRVHLTSYFSGSAPEDLSMTPAGFMEQHGIALHLDDPAECIDRAARTVTSRSGRVFPYDVLVLATGSYPFVPPVPGKDAPGCFVYRTIEDLLAIEEYAKGRASGAVVGGGLLGLEAAGALQGLGLATRIVEFAPRLMPVQVDEGGGAALLRTIESMGLTVHTGVGTQEVVTGEDGRVSGMRLSDGSTVDTDLVVFSAGVRPRDQLAREAGLDVGERGGIAVDARCLTSDPRVYAIGECALAVDGRVYGLVAPGYEMAETAADDLLGRGKEFTGADLSTKLKLLGVDVASFGDAHGSAPGSLDVVWSDSRSGVYKKLVVSPDGVLLGGVLVGDADAYGLLRPLTGSVPPVAPEQLVLPAGVGAPAALGPSALPDHAVICSCHNVTKKAVTACSTLSEVKKCTRAGTGCGSCVKVIGQLLPAAADPGLCGCFPYTRTELYEIVRTRRLTSYEQILDGHGRPGARGGDGCEVCKPAVGSIIASLAPTLGASGYVLDREQAALQDTNDHFLANMQRNGSYSVVPRIPGGEITPDKLIVIGEVARDFGLYTKITGGQRIDLFGARVDQLPRIWARLVDAGFESGHAYGKALRTVKSCVGRTWCRYGVQDSVRMAIDLELRYRGLRAPHKLKSAVSGCARECAEAQSKDFGVIATASGWNLYVGGNGGATPRHADLLAQDLSDAELIRLIDRFLMFYIRTADRLERTSTWLERLEGGLDHLRDVVVHDSLGLCAELESLMADHVAHYRDEWAETLQDPERLRRFVSFVNAPGAPDPTVKFVPERGQVKPDLAVLTIGGAVR; this comes from the coding sequence ATGACCGAGCCCTCGCCCACGATCGTGCTCATCGGGCACGGCATGGTCGGCCAGCGCTACCTCGAAGCGCTCGCCGAGCGCGGGGTCACCGCCACGCACCGGATCACCGTGCTCTGCGAGGAGCCGCGGCCCGCCTACGACCGCGTGCACCTGACCTCGTACTTCTCCGGCAGCGCCCCCGAGGACCTGTCCATGACGCCTGCCGGGTTCATGGAGCAGCACGGCATCGCCCTCCACCTCGACGACCCGGCCGAGTGCATCGACCGTGCCGCGCGCACCGTCACCTCCCGCTCGGGGCGCGTCTTCCCGTACGACGTGCTGGTCCTCGCGACCGGCAGCTACCCCTTCGTGCCGCCCGTGCCGGGGAAGGACGCCCCCGGCTGCTTCGTCTACCGCACGATCGAGGACCTCCTGGCCATCGAGGAGTACGCGAAGGGCAGGGCCAGCGGTGCGGTCGTGGGCGGCGGCCTCCTCGGGCTGGAGGCCGCCGGCGCCCTCCAGGGACTCGGCCTGGCCACCCGCATCGTCGAGTTCGCCCCGCGCCTGATGCCCGTCCAGGTCGACGAGGGTGGGGGCGCCGCCCTGCTGCGCACCATCGAGTCCATGGGCCTCACCGTCCACACCGGTGTCGGCACCCAGGAAGTGGTGACCGGCGAGGACGGCCGCGTCAGCGGAATGCGGCTCTCCGACGGCTCCACCGTCGACACCGACCTCGTCGTCTTCTCCGCCGGCGTCCGCCCCCGCGACCAGCTCGCCCGCGAGGCCGGGCTGGACGTCGGCGAGCGCGGCGGTATCGCGGTCGACGCCCGCTGCCTGACCTCCGACCCTCGCGTCTACGCCATCGGCGAGTGCGCCCTCGCCGTCGACGGCCGCGTCTACGGCCTGGTCGCCCCCGGCTACGAGATGGCCGAGACCGCCGCCGACGACCTGCTGGGCCGGGGGAAGGAGTTCACCGGGGCCGACCTCTCCACCAAGCTGAAGCTGCTCGGCGTGGACGTCGCCTCCTTCGGGGACGCCCACGGCAGCGCCCCCGGCAGCCTGGACGTCGTCTGGTCCGACTCCCGCTCCGGCGTCTACAAGAAGCTGGTGGTCTCCCCCGACGGGGTCCTCCTCGGCGGTGTCCTGGTCGGCGACGCCGACGCGTACGGCCTGCTGCGCCCGCTCACCGGCAGCGTCCCGCCCGTCGCCCCCGAGCAGCTGGTCCTGCCGGCCGGCGTCGGCGCGCCCGCCGCACTCGGCCCGTCGGCCCTGCCCGACCACGCGGTGATCTGCTCCTGCCACAACGTCACGAAGAAGGCCGTCACCGCCTGCTCCACCCTGTCCGAGGTCAAGAAGTGCACCAGGGCGGGCACCGGCTGCGGTTCCTGCGTCAAGGTGATCGGGCAGCTGCTCCCGGCCGCCGCCGACCCGGGACTGTGCGGCTGCTTCCCGTACACCCGGACCGAGCTCTACGAGATCGTCCGCACCCGCCGGCTCACCTCCTACGAACAGATCCTCGACGGCCACGGGCGCCCCGGGGCCCGGGGCGGCGACGGCTGCGAGGTCTGCAAGCCGGCGGTCGGCTCGATCATCGCCTCGCTCGCGCCCACGCTCGGCGCCAGCGGCTACGTGCTGGACCGGGAGCAGGCCGCCCTCCAGGACACCAACGACCACTTCCTGGCGAACATGCAGCGCAACGGCTCGTACTCGGTCGTGCCGCGGATCCCCGGCGGTGAGATCACCCCCGACAAGCTGATCGTGATCGGCGAGGTGGCTCGCGACTTCGGCCTCTACACGAAGATCACCGGTGGGCAGCGGATCGACCTGTTCGGTGCGCGCGTGGACCAGCTCCCGCGGATCTGGGCGCGGCTCGTCGACGCCGGGTTCGAGTCCGGGCACGCCTACGGGAAGGCCCTGCGGACGGTGAAGTCCTGCGTGGGGCGGACCTGGTGCCGATACGGCGTCCAGGACAGCGTCCGGATGGCCATCGACCTGGAGCTGCGCTACCGGGGACTGCGCGCCCCGCACAAGCTCAAGTCGGCGGTGTCCGGCTGCGCCCGCGAGTGCGCGGAGGCGCAGAGCAAGGACTTCGGGGTGATCGCGACGGCGAGCGGCTGGAACCTCTATGTGGGCGGCAACGGCGGCGCCACCCCGCGCCACGCCGACCTCCTCGCCCAGGACCTGTCGGACGCGGAACTGATCCGGCTGATCGACCGGTTCCTGATGTTCTACATCCGCACCGCCGACCGGCTGGAGCGCACCTCGACCTGGCTGGAGCGGCTGGAGGGCGGCCTCGACCACCTGCGGGATGTGGTCGTGCACGACTCGCTGGGGCTGTGCGCGGAGCTGGAGTCGCTGATGGCCGACCACGTGGCGCACTACCGGGACGAATGGGCCGAGACGCTCCAGGACCCGGAGCGGCTGCGCAGGTTCGTCTCCTTCGTGAACGCGCCCGGCGCCCCCGACCCGACCGTGAAGTTCGTCCCCGAGCGCGGCCAGGTCAAGCCCGACCTGGCTGTCCTGACCATAGGAGGTGCCGTCCGATGA
- the dnaG gene encoding DNA primase, whose protein sequence is MAGRINDDDVKAVRDAVPIDAVVSDYLQLRNAGGGNLKGLCPFHDEKSPSFQVSPSKGLYHCFGCQAGGDTLDFVMKIDHLSFSEAVERLAGLAGITLRYEEGGYTAGTSGRGERIRLVEAHREAARFYVDQLDGPEAAIGRTFLAERGFDQAAAAHFGVGYSPAGWDHLTRFLRGKGFTDKELITSGLAQDSRSGKPIDRFRGRLMWPIRDTSGEVVGFGARKLRDDDNGPKYLNTPETAIYRKSQVLYGVDLAKKEIAKTSRAVVVEGYTDVMACHLAGVTTAIATCGTAFGGDHIKILRRLLMDNATAEVIFTFDGDAAGQKAALRAFEDDQKFAAETSITIAPGGMDPCDLRLAQGDAAVVGLVEARTPLFEFALRHIVSRHNLENPAGRAAALDEAAPVVANIKNIAIQHESAVQLAGMLGIRDEQFVVKRVAQLARWARERGQGGGPQGGRPGGSQQRGRQAREDVPAPAAPPAAGPALNLRSPAHRTERELLKLALQRPALVSPAFDAYGIDEFTAPPYAAVRQAIQEAGGAADADDGYVARVREAAPNDTVRALVTELAVEAIHAKTVDEVYAGVQLVQVRLRAVDRRVHEVQGTLSRLGAQAPPEQLAAVQEELWVLQQYGQRLRNRGAEGL, encoded by the coding sequence GTGGCAGGACGGATCAATGACGACGACGTGAAGGCGGTACGGGACGCGGTCCCGATCGACGCCGTGGTCTCCGACTACCTCCAGCTGCGCAACGCGGGCGGGGGCAACCTCAAGGGCCTGTGCCCCTTCCACGACGAGAAGTCCCCCTCCTTCCAGGTGAGCCCCAGCAAGGGCCTCTACCACTGCTTCGGCTGCCAGGCGGGCGGGGACACCCTCGACTTCGTCATGAAGATCGACCATCTCTCCTTCTCCGAGGCGGTCGAGCGCCTGGCCGGCCTGGCCGGAATCACCCTGCGCTACGAGGAGGGCGGCTACACCGCCGGCACCAGCGGCCGCGGCGAGCGCATCCGGCTGGTCGAGGCGCACCGGGAAGCCGCCCGGTTCTACGTCGACCAGCTGGACGGCCCCGAGGCCGCGATCGGCCGCACGTTCCTGGCCGAGCGCGGCTTCGACCAGGCCGCCGCCGCTCACTTCGGCGTCGGCTACAGCCCGGCCGGATGGGACCACCTGACCCGCTTCCTGCGCGGCAAGGGCTTCACCGACAAGGAGCTGATCACCTCCGGGCTCGCCCAGGACAGCCGCAGCGGCAAGCCGATCGACCGCTTCCGCGGCCGGCTGATGTGGCCGATCCGCGACACCAGCGGCGAGGTGGTCGGCTTCGGCGCGCGCAAGCTGCGCGACGATGACAACGGGCCGAAGTACCTGAACACCCCCGAGACCGCGATCTACCGCAAGTCCCAGGTGCTGTACGGCGTCGACCTGGCCAAGAAGGAGATCGCCAAGACCTCCCGGGCCGTGGTGGTCGAGGGCTACACGGACGTGATGGCCTGCCACCTGGCCGGCGTCACCACCGCCATCGCGACCTGTGGCACCGCCTTCGGCGGGGACCACATCAAGATCCTCCGCCGTCTGCTGATGGACAACGCCACAGCCGAGGTGATCTTCACGTTCGACGGTGACGCGGCCGGGCAGAAGGCGGCCCTGCGGGCCTTCGAGGACGACCAGAAGTTCGCGGCCGAGACCTCGATCACCATCGCCCCCGGCGGCATGGACCCCTGCGACCTGCGCCTCGCGCAGGGTGACGCGGCCGTCGTCGGCCTGGTGGAGGCACGCACCCCGCTGTTCGAGTTCGCGCTGCGGCACATCGTCTCCCGGCACAACCTGGAGAACCCGGCGGGACGGGCGGCCGCGCTGGACGAGGCGGCCCCCGTCGTCGCCAACATCAAGAACATCGCCATCCAGCACGAGTCGGCGGTCCAGCTGGCCGGCATGCTGGGCATCCGCGACGAACAGTTCGTGGTCAAGCGGGTCGCGCAGCTCGCCCGGTGGGCACGTGAGCGCGGCCAGGGCGGCGGACCTCAGGGAGGCCGGCCGGGCGGAAGCCAGCAGCGGGGCCGCCAAGCCCGCGAGGACGTTCCCGCGCCCGCCGCACCGCCGGCCGCCGGGCCCGCGCTGAACCTGCGCAGCCCCGCCCACCGCACCGAGCGCGAGCTGCTGAAGCTGGCCCTCCAGCGGCCTGCCCTGGTGTCCCCGGCCTTCGACGCCTACGGGATCGACGAGTTCACCGCCCCGCCCTACGCCGCCGTACGCCAGGCCATCCAGGAAGCGGGAGGTGCCGCCGACGCCGACGACGGCTACGTGGCCCGGGTGCGCGAGGCCGCCCCGAACGACACGGTGCGTGCCCTCGTGACCGAGCTGGCGGTGGAGGCGATCCACGCGAAGACGGTCGACGAGGTCTACGCGGGGGTCCAGCTGGTCCAGGTCCGGCTGCGCGCGGTCGACCGGCGGGTCCACGAGGTCCAGGGCACGCTGTCACGGCTCGGCGCGCAGGCGCCGCCGGAACAGCTGGCGGCGGTCCAGGAGGAGCTGTGGGTGCTCCAGCAGTACGGGCAGCGCCTGCGCAACCGCGGCGCCGAGGGACTCTAG
- a CDS encoding class F sortase: MAGDFRPTARHGGLVALAAFIGIWLVTSGSREPVGPPLPSPAEALTAAGTIGPGIAPLPGSPPGRIRIPSIRVDAPLVGLGLDRAGHLEVPPPDRRDLAGWYREGTTPGATGTAVIAGHVDDDAGPGVFYHLGALRRGAAIEIPRADGRTAVFTVHAVEVHDAKAFPDTRVYGPSSRAELRVITCGGGFSPRTGYRGNVVVFAHLTGTY, translated from the coding sequence ATGGCCGGCGACTTCCGCCCGACCGCCCGCCACGGGGGACTCGTCGCACTCGCCGCCTTCATCGGCATCTGGCTCGTGACCAGCGGCTCCCGGGAACCGGTGGGGCCACCGCTGCCCTCCCCCGCCGAGGCCCTGACCGCCGCCGGGACCATCGGCCCCGGCATCGCCCCGCTGCCCGGCTCTCCGCCCGGGCGGATCAGGATCCCCTCCATCCGGGTGGACGCCCCGCTGGTCGGGCTCGGGCTGGACCGGGCCGGCCACCTCGAAGTACCCCCGCCCGACCGGCGGGACCTCGCCGGCTGGTACCGCGAGGGCACCACCCCGGGCGCCACCGGCACCGCGGTGATCGCCGGGCACGTGGACGACGACGCCGGGCCGGGGGTCTTCTACCACCTGGGAGCGCTGCGCCGCGGCGCGGCGATCGAGATTCCGCGGGCGGACGGACGGACGGCGGTGTTCACGGTGCACGCGGTCGAGGTCCACGACGCCAAGGCCTTTCCGGACACCCGCGTGTACGGTCCTTCGTCCCGCGCCGAGCTGCGGGTGATCACCTGCGGCGGCGGCTTCTCACCGCGAACGGGCTACCGCGGCAACGTGGTCGTCTTCGCCCATCTCACCGGGACGTACTGA
- a CDS encoding gamma-glutamylcyclotransferase family protein — translation MTSVERSREAATGALPFFVYGTLRPGEVNHGLFLRGRTASEESAVLPDAALYDGPGYPYAVHRPGTAVVGELITAEPGRYREVLAELDRLEEYEGPGRPGNVYDRFARRALLSDGTAVRAWVYLASPLIARELLARGTEIPGGDWFDRSATRSGHGPDTGRDRP, via the coding sequence ATGACATCGGTCGAGCGGTCGCGGGAGGCGGCCACCGGGGCGCTCCCGTTCTTCGTGTACGGGACCCTGCGCCCCGGCGAGGTCAACCACGGCCTGTTCCTGCGCGGCCGCACGGCCTCCGAGGAGTCGGCCGTCCTGCCGGACGCGGCCCTCTACGACGGCCCGGGCTATCCGTACGCGGTCCACCGGCCGGGCACCGCCGTGGTCGGGGAGCTGATCACGGCAGAGCCCGGCAGGTACCGGGAAGTGCTGGCCGAACTGGACCGGCTGGAGGAGTACGAGGGCCCCGGGCGGCCGGGGAACGTCTACGACCGGTTCGCCCGCCGGGCCCTGCTCTCCGACGGCACCGCGGTGCGCGCCTGGGTCTACCTGGCGTCCCCGCTGATCGCCCGCGAGCTGCTGGCCCGGGGGACGGAGATACCCGGGGGAGACTGGTTCGACCGTTCCGCCACGCGGTCCGGACACGGCCCGGACACCGGCCGGGACAGGCCCTGA
- the nirD gene encoding nitrite reductase small subunit NirD codes for MTVELQVAQGWLTVCELSALIPGRGVAALLPDGSQAAVFVDRAGRAYAIGNQDPFTGAQVLSRGLVGAAAGRPFVASPLLKQRFDLETGRCLDDGEVAVRTYPVRTAATS; via the coding sequence ATGACCGTGGAACTGCAAGTGGCGCAGGGCTGGCTGACGGTGTGCGAGCTGTCGGCGCTCATCCCCGGGCGCGGGGTGGCCGCGCTGCTGCCCGACGGAAGCCAGGCCGCGGTGTTCGTCGACCGCGCGGGGCGTGCGTACGCCATCGGCAACCAGGACCCCTTCACCGGCGCGCAGGTGCTCTCCCGTGGCCTGGTGGGGGCGGCGGCGGGCCGACCCTTCGTGGCCTCCCCGCTGCTCAAGCAGCGCTTCGACCTGGAGACGGGGCGCTGCCTGGACGACGGGGAGGTGGCGGTCCGCACCTACCCGGTGCGGACCGCGGCGACCTCCTGA
- a CDS encoding VOC family protein yields the protein MSATMIFVNLPVKDLDASKAFWGTLGYSFNAQFTDENCASMVISDTIVAMLLTEARYKDFTHKEIADAAKTSEVLLCLSAASRTAVDELVDGALAAGATEPRPAEDHGVMYGRTFDDLDGHTWQIMWMDPAVVQKQD from the coding sequence ATGTCCGCGACCATGATCTTCGTCAACCTGCCCGTCAAGGACCTGGACGCCAGCAAGGCCTTCTGGGGCACGCTGGGCTACTCCTTCAACGCCCAGTTCACCGACGAGAACTGCGCCTCGATGGTCATCAGCGACACCATCGTCGCGATGCTCCTCACGGAGGCCCGCTACAAGGACTTCACCCACAAGGAGATCGCGGACGCCGCGAAGACCTCCGAGGTCCTGCTCTGCCTGAGCGCCGCGAGCCGCACCGCCGTCGACGAGCTGGTGGACGGGGCCCTGGCGGCCGGCGCCACCGAACCCCGTCCGGCCGAGGACCACGGCGTCATGTACGGGCGCACCTTCGACGACCTCGACGGCCACACCTGGCAGATCATGTGGATGGACCCGGCCGTGGTCCAGAAGCAGGACTGA
- a CDS encoding TSUP family transporter: MPDISTTMIIVLCVAAAAAGWIDAVVGGGGLLLLPALLLGLPNAHPATVLGTNKAVAIVGTAGAAVTYVRKAPVDVKLAVRIGLAALAGSMGGAALAGGISKDALRPMIMAVLVIVAGFVLFRPGFGTAPSTAPVSRARVLLAIALAGLGIGFYDGLIGPGTGTFLVLALTALLHLDLVAASATAKIVNCCTNAGALAMFAYQGMVLWQLAALMAVFNLAGGMIGARMALKKGSGFVRGVLLTVVGALVVKLGLEQWG; this comes from the coding sequence GTGCCTGACATATCAACGACCATGATCATCGTGCTGTGCGTGGCCGCCGCGGCGGCCGGCTGGATCGACGCAGTGGTGGGCGGCGGTGGCCTGCTGCTTCTGCCCGCGCTCCTGCTGGGCCTGCCCAACGCTCACCCCGCCACCGTCCTCGGCACCAACAAAGCCGTGGCCATCGTCGGTACCGCCGGCGCGGCCGTGACGTACGTCCGCAAGGCCCCGGTGGACGTGAAGCTCGCCGTCCGCATCGGCCTGGCGGCGCTCGCCGGATCGATGGGCGGCGCCGCACTCGCCGGCGGCATCAGCAAGGACGCGCTACGCCCGATGATCATGGCGGTGCTGGTGATCGTCGCCGGGTTCGTGCTCTTCCGGCCCGGCTTCGGCACCGCCCCCTCCACCGCGCCCGTCAGCCGTGCCCGGGTGCTGCTCGCCATCGCGCTCGCCGGCCTCGGCATCGGCTTCTACGACGGCCTCATCGGCCCGGGCACCGGCACCTTCCTGGTGCTCGCGCTCACGGCCCTGCTCCACCTCGACCTGGTCGCCGCCTCCGCCACCGCGAAGATCGTCAACTGCTGCACCAACGCGGGCGCGCTCGCGATGTTCGCCTACCAGGGCATGGTGCTGTGGCAGCTCGCCGCACTGATGGCGGTGTTCAACCTGGCCGGCGGCATGATCGGGGCGCGCATGGCGCTCAAGAAGGGCAGCGGCTTCGTCCGCGGGGTGCTGCTGACCGTGGTCGGCGCGCTGGTGGTCAAGCTCGGCCTGGAGCAGTGGGGCTGA